Proteins encoded within one genomic window of uncultured Fusobacterium sp.:
- a CDS encoding baseplate J/gp47 family protein has protein sequence MNKLETKGFNGLMEMAQEKAKSKDCWGEDFNASETSDYYKIVAPFITVASYLEDKIISIMKGLNLYNAQGNELDDLLDSFPRRQGSYAFLNCEITANSYVSVKEKDILIETAEGIQFENIQQFDINSTKKKTVLFKAVLTGEEGNIKENSITRVLSAPAGIVNIQNRELGEGGLTQENDFDYLNRYLSGNTEGEWALEPVIAAVRALAGVKSCNGIRNNTMETDKNGLDPKSIWLVVDGGIKEEIAEAIYKHIHTPDTKGSIEVDVKTSVEGKTEKIRFDRPIDVLVDYKLTIESPDEVAIRELLKEYINNAGLGVKLSTGVFISDWVCGKGYKYYDFDLKFKRSTENEYKTSLQLAFNERSKANGE, from the coding sequence GTGAATAAATTGGAAACAAAAGGATTTAATGGGTTAATGGAAATGGCTCAAGAAAAAGCAAAAAGTAAAGATTGTTGGGGGGAAGATTTTAATGCTTCAGAAACATCAGATTACTATAAAATAGTAGCTCCATTTATAACAGTAGCATCTTATTTGGAAGATAAAATTATTTCTATAATGAAAGGGCTTAATTTATATAATGCACAAGGTAATGAGTTAGATGATTTACTAGACAGTTTTCCTCGCCGTCAAGGATCTTATGCTTTTCTTAATTGTGAAATTACTGCTAATAGTTATGTCAGTGTAAAAGAAAAAGACATTCTAATTGAAACAGCAGAAGGAATACAGTTTGAAAATATACAACAATTTGATATTAATTCAACTAAGAAAAAAACAGTATTATTTAAAGCTGTTCTTACAGGAGAAGAGGGAAACATAAAAGAAAATTCTATAACAAGAGTTTTATCAGCTCCAGCAGGAATTGTAAATATTCAAAATAGAGAACTTGGAGAGGGTGGACTTACTCAAGAAAATGACTTTGATTATCTTAATAGATATCTTTCAGGGAATACTGAAGGAGAATGGGCTCTTGAACCTGTTATAGCAGCAGTAAGAGCTCTTGCTGGAGTAAAGAGTTGTAATGGAATAAGAAACAACACTATGGAAACAGATAAAAATGGGTTAGATCCTAAAAGTATATGGCTTGTAGTAGATGGAGGAATAAAAGAAGAAATAGCAGAAGCTATTTATAAGCATATTCATACTCCTGATACTAAAGGAAGTATTGAAGTTGATGTTAAAACTTCAGTTGAAGGCAAAACTGAAAAAATAAGATTTGATAGACCAATAGATGTATTGGTTGATTATAAGTTGACAATAGAAAGTCCTGACGAAGTAGCAATAAGAGAACTTTTGAAAGAATATATAAATAATGCAGGATTAGGAGTAAAACTAAGCACAGGAGTTTTTATATCTGATTGGGTTTGTGGAAAAGGATATAAATATTATGACTTTGATTTGAAATTTAAAAGAAGTACTGAAAATGAATATAAAACATCTTTACAATTAGCTTTCAATGAGCGTTCAAAAGCAAATGGAGAGTGA